From Magnolia sinica isolate HGM2019 chromosome 13, MsV1, whole genome shotgun sequence, one genomic window encodes:
- the LOC131224285 gene encoding uncharacterized protein LOC131224285, whose amino-acid sequence MPACCRAALGVPACFRAALGMPACCRAALGVPACCCAAAVLPWALQRAAVLLPCCPGHASMLPCCSGRASVLPCCSGRASVLPCCPGRSSVLPCCPGRASVLPCCSGRASVLPCCPGRASVLPCCPGRASVLPCCPGRASVLPCCCRAALGVPACYRAAAVLPWACQRATVLPWACQRATVLLPCCPGRASVLPCCPGRASVLPCCCRAALGVPACYRAALGVPACCRAAAVLLWACQRAAVLLLRARRLAALQRCGRAAPAYGPRTGRGPQYIPAETLWALLTADWGFQPQLP is encoded by the coding sequence ATGCCAGCGTGCTGCCGTGCTGCTCTGGGCGTGCCTGCGTGCTTCCGTGCTGCCTTGGGCATGCCAGCGTGCTGCCGTGCTGCTCTGGGCGTGCCAGCGTGCTGCTGTGCTGCTGCCGTGCTGCCCTGGGCGCTCCAGCGTGCTGCCGTGCTGCTGCCGTGCTGCCCTGGGCATGCCAGCATGTTGCCGTGCTGCTCTGGGCGTGCCAGCGTGCTACCGTGCTGCTCTGGGCGTGCCAGCGTGCTACCGTGCTGCCCTGGGCGCTCCAGCGTGCTGCCGTGCTGCCCTGGGCGTGCCAGCGTGCTACCGTGCTGCTCTGGGCGTGCCAGCGTGCTACCGTGCTGCCCTGGGCGTGCCAGCGTGCTGCCGTGCTGCCCTGGGCGTGCCAGCGTGCTACCGTGCTGCCCTGGGCGTGCCAGCGTGCTACCGTGCTGCTGCCGTGCTGCCCTGGGCGTGCCAGCGTGCTACCGTGCTGCTGCCGTGCTGCCCTGGGCGTGCCAGCGTGCTACCGTGCTGCCCTGGGCGTGCCAGCGTGCTACCGTGCTGCTGCCGTGCTGCCCTGGGCGTGCCAGCGTGCTACCGTGCTGCCCTGGGCGTGCCAGCGTGCTACCGTGCTGCTGCCGTGCTGCCCTGGGCGTGCCAGCGTGCTACCGTGCTGCCCTGGGCGTGCCAGCGTGCTGCCGTGCTGCCGCCGTGCTGCTCTGGGCGTGCCAGCGTGCTGCTGTGCTGCTGCTGCGCGCGCGGAGGCTGGCAGCGCTGCAGCGCTGCGGCCGCGCTGCGCCCGCGTACGGGCCGCGTACGGGCCGAGGACCACAATATATACCTGCAGAGACACTTTGGGCGCTCCTTACCGCTGACTGGGGTTTTCAGCCTCAACTACCTTAG